A part of Bubalus bubalis isolate 160015118507 breed Murrah chromosome 6, NDDB_SH_1, whole genome shotgun sequence genomic DNA contains:
- the PARS2 gene encoding probable proline--tRNA ligase, mitochondrial, with amino-acid sequence MEGLLTRCRALPALATCSHQLSQRFHHCAPGRGKRLVLSRMFQPQKLREDQVLSLEGRSGDLTCKSQQLMLQVGLIHPASPGCYHLLPYTVRAMEKLVRVIDQEMQTIGGQKVNMPSLSPAELWRATNRWDSMGRELLRLRDRHGKEYCLGPTHEEAITALVASQKTLSYKQLPFLLYQVTRKFRDEPRPRFGLLRGREFYMKDMYTFDSSPEAAQLTYSLVCDAYSSLFNRLGLRCIKVQADVGSIGGTVSHEFQLPVDVGEDRLVVCPSCHFSANVETLDSSRTNCPACQGPLTETKGIEVGHTFYLGTKYSSIFNAQFINVHGKPSLAEMGCYGLGVTRILAAAIEVLSTEDCIRWPGLLAPYQVCLIPPKKGSKEEAAAELAGHLYDHITEAVPQLQGEVLLDDRTHLTIGNRLKDANKLGYPFVIIAAKRALDDPAYFEVWCQNTGEVVFLTREGVLELLSQVQVV; translated from the coding sequence ATGGAAGGGCTGCTGACAAGATGCAGAGCACTGCCCGCCCTGGCCACCTGCAGCCATCAGCTCTCACAGAGGTTTCACCACTGTGCCCCCGGGAGAGGGAAGCGCTTGGTGCTGTCCCGCATGTTCCAGCCCCAGAAACTTCGGGAAGACCAGGTGCTCTCTCTAGAGGGCAGATCTGGCGACCTGACCTGTAAGAGCCAGCAGCTGATGCTGCAGGTGGGCCTCATCCACCCAGCAAGCCCCGGATGTTACCACCTCCTGCCTTATACTGTCCGCGCCATGGAGAAGCTGGTGCGAGTGATAGATCAGGAGATGCAGACCATCGGGGGACAGAAGGTCAACATGCCCAGCCTCAGCCCAGCAGAGCTCTGGCGAGCCACCAACCGGTGGGACTCAATGGGCAGGGAGCTGCTGAGACTTAGAGACAGACACGGCAAGGAATACTGCTTAGGACCAACCCACGAGGAAGCCATTACAGCCCTGGTCGCCTCCCAGAAGACACTGTCCTACAAGCAGCTCCCGTTCCTGCTGTACCAGGTGACGAGGAAGTTTCGGGATGAGCCCAGACCCCGCTTTGGTCTTCTCCGTGGCCGAGAGTTTTACATGAAGGACATGTACACCTTCGACTCCTCCCCTGAGGCCGCCCAGCTGACCTACAGCCTGGTGTGTGATGCCTACAGCAGTCTGTTCAACAGGCTGGGGCTGCGATGCATCAAGGTCCAGGCCGACGTGGGGAGCATCGGGGGCACGGTGTCCCACGAGTTCCAGCTGCCAGTGGACGTCGGAGAGGACCGACTTGTAGTCTGTCCCAGCTGCCACTTCTCTGCCAACGTGGAGACTCTGGACTCGTCACGGACAAACTGCCCTGCTTGCCAGGGGCCACTGACTGAAACTAAAGGCATTGAGGTAGGGCACACGTTTTACCTGGGCACCAAGTACTCCTCTATTTTCAATGCCCAGTTCATCAATGTCCATGGCAAGCCGTCCCTGGCTGAAATGGGGTGTTATGGCTTGGGCGTGACACGGATCTTGGCCGCTGCCATTGAAGTTCTCTCTACAGAAGACTGCATCCGCTGGCCTGGCCTCCTGGCCCCTTACCAAGTCTGCCTCATCCCCCCCAAGAAGGGCAGTAAGGAGGAGGCAGCCGCAGAGCTCGCAGGGCATCTTTATGACCACATCACAGAGGCAGTGCCACAGCTCCAAGGGGAGGTCCTGCTGGATGACAGGACCCATCTGACCATTGGAAACAGACTGAAAGACGCCAACAAGTTGGGCTACCCCTTTGTGATCATCGCAGCCAAGAGGGCCCTGGACGACCCTGCATATTTTGAGGTTTGGTGCCAGAATACCGGAGAGGTGGTCTTCCTCACCAGAGAAGGAGTCCTGGAATTACTGAGCCAAGTGCAGGTTGTCTGA